A region of Roseobacter litoralis Och 149 DNA encodes the following proteins:
- the wecB gene encoding non-hydrolyzing UDP-N-acetylglucosamine 2-epimerase: MRKVMLVFGTRPEAIKMAPVVKALQEDPGTQTCVCVTGQHREMLDQVLDVFSIVPDHNLRIMKSGQTLFDISAGILTGLQAVVAEEKPDVILVHGDTTTTLAASVVAYYSDIPLGHVEAGLRTGNLRSPWPEEGNRRVAGALARWHFASTESARQNLLRENVPDTNILVTGNTVIDALLMAQEILETDETIRQSTEQKLSGIDPGKEILLVTGHRRESFGGGFERICAALGQIASDFPDLQIVYPVHLNPNVRQPVFDLLGARSNIRLMEPLDYLPFVRLMARSKIILTDSGGIQEEAPSLGKPVLVMRDTTERPEAIEAGTARLVGTDPEMIVSTTSELLQNATAYETMSTAHNPYGDGKASERIVGFMNNE, from the coding sequence TTGAGAAAAGTAATGTTGGTGTTTGGCACCCGGCCAGAAGCAATCAAGATGGCCCCTGTGGTAAAGGCCTTGCAGGAGGATCCCGGCACGCAGACCTGCGTTTGTGTCACGGGCCAACATCGTGAAATGCTCGATCAGGTGCTGGATGTCTTTTCCATCGTGCCGGATCACAACCTGCGCATCATGAAATCAGGGCAAACGCTTTTTGATATTTCCGCGGGCATTCTGACAGGTCTTCAGGCTGTCGTGGCGGAGGAAAAACCCGACGTCATCCTGGTGCATGGGGATACGACGACGACCCTTGCAGCCTCAGTGGTGGCCTATTACAGCGACATCCCCCTTGGTCATGTCGAGGCGGGATTGCGGACCGGCAATCTGCGCTCTCCCTGGCCCGAAGAAGGAAACAGGCGCGTCGCAGGGGCGCTCGCGCGCTGGCATTTTGCCTCGACCGAAAGCGCGCGACAAAACCTGCTGCGCGAGAATGTACCGGATACCAACATCCTTGTGACCGGTAATACAGTCATCGATGCGCTGCTTATGGCGCAGGAGATTCTGGAGACGGACGAGACCATCCGCCAAAGCACAGAACAAAAGCTCAGCGGCATTGACCCGGGTAAAGAAATTCTGCTTGTGACAGGGCACAGGCGCGAAAGCTTTGGCGGAGGGTTCGAGCGGATTTGCGCAGCATTGGGTCAGATCGCCTCTGATTTTCCCGATTTGCAAATTGTCTACCCTGTGCACCTCAACCCGAATGTGCGGCAACCGGTGTTCGATCTGTTGGGCGCGCGCAGCAACATCCGCCTGATGGAACCGCTGGACTATCTGCCCTTTGTTCGTTTGATGGCGCGCTCCAAAATAATTCTGACGGACTCAGGCGGGATTCAGGAAGAGGCGCCCTCGCTCGGCAAACCGGTTCTTGTGATGCGCGACACAACCGAGCGGCCCGAGGCGATAGAGGCAGGGACCGCGCGGCTTGTTGGAACAGACCCGGAAATGATTGTCAGTACCACATCAGAGCTTTTGCAGAATGCGACTGCCTATGAGACGATGAGTACCGCCCACAACCCCTATGGGGATGGCAAGGCGTCTGAACGAATAGTAGGGTTCATGAACAATGAATGA
- a CDS encoding plasmid mobilization relaxosome protein MobC, protein MLAVGRIGGNLNQIAQWLNRAMLAGRTDLDALTVARRMLTIERQLAQIVEAARRC, encoded by the coding sequence GTGCTGGCCGTCGGGCGCATCGGCGGCAACCTCAACCAGATCGCCCAATGGCTGAACCGCGCGATGCTGGCGGGCCGAACCGACCTTGACGCGCTGACCGTGGCCCGCCGCATGCTGACCATCGAACGCCAGCTTGCCCAGATCGTCGAGGCCGCGCGCCGGTGCTGA
- a CDS encoding phosphoserine transaminase → MAIQQPATRPDMKPAAVPANPRFSSGPCAKPPTFDLNKLADAPLGRSHRASEGKAKLLQAIETTREILGVPADYRIGIVPASDTGAYEMAMWSLLGERHAEMVAWESFGAGWVTDVVKQLKIAHTVHTADYGDIVDMAALNYDHDVCFTWNGTTSGVRMPSGDAIPADRAGLTLCDATSAAFAMDLPWDKLDVTTFSWQKVLGGEAAHGMLILSPRAVERLESYTPPWPLPKIFRLTKGGKLIEGIFTGATINTPSMLCVEDYLQALDWAKSVGGLQGLIARADANAGAIAEFVAAHDWIDFLAKDPATRSNTSVCLRFTDARISDGTAFAKAVAKRLADENVALDIGAYRDAPAGLRIWCGGTVETSDIEAMLPWLAWAFETEIDA, encoded by the coding sequence ATGGCTATACAACAACCGGCAACGCGGCCGGATATGAAACCTGCCGCCGTTCCGGCGAATCCGCGTTTTTCTTCAGGGCCTTGCGCCAAACCCCCCACATTTGATCTGAACAAGCTGGCGGACGCACCGCTCGGCAGGTCGCATCGTGCGTCTGAGGGCAAGGCAAAGCTCCTTCAGGCAATTGAGACGACACGCGAGATTCTCGGCGTGCCGGCGGATTATCGCATCGGCATTGTTCCGGCGTCCGACACCGGCGCGTACGAAATGGCCATGTGGTCGCTTCTGGGCGAACGGCATGCCGAAATGGTTGCTTGGGAAAGCTTTGGCGCGGGCTGGGTCACGGACGTCGTCAAGCAGCTCAAGATCGCCCACACGGTTCACACGGCAGACTATGGCGACATCGTGGATATGGCCGCGTTGAATTATGATCACGACGTTTGCTTTACGTGGAATGGAACGACCTCTGGCGTGCGGATGCCGTCGGGTGATGCGATTCCGGCAGACCGCGCAGGGCTGACGTTATGCGATGCCACCTCAGCCGCATTCGCGATGGACCTGCCATGGGACAAGCTGGATGTGACGACGTTTAGCTGGCAAAAAGTGCTGGGCGGGGAGGCGGCGCATGGCATGCTGATCCTGAGCCCGCGCGCGGTTGAACGGTTGGAAAGCTATACACCGCCATGGCCCTTGCCCAAGATTTTCCGACTCACCAAAGGCGGTAAACTGATCGAGGGTATCTTTACCGGTGCCACGATCAACACCCCTTCGATGCTGTGCGTTGAGGATTATCTGCAGGCTTTGGATTGGGCCAAATCGGTCGGCGGCCTGCAAGGTCTGATCGCGCGCGCGGATGCCAATGCAGGCGCAATCGCTGAATTCGTCGCGGCTCATGACTGGATCGATTTTCTGGCCAAAGACCCGGCGACACGGTCGAATACTTCCGTGTGCCTGAGGTTCACTGACGCGCGTATCTCGGATGGCACAGCATTCGCGAAAGCCGTGGCAAAGCGTCTGGCGGATGAAAACGTGGCCCTCGATATCGGGGCATATCGCGACGCGCCTGCCGGTTTGCGTATCTGGTGTGGCGGCACGGTTGAGACCTCGGACATCGAAGCGATGCTGCCTTGGCTCGCATGGGCTTTCGAGACCGAAATCGACGCATAA
- a CDS encoding helix-turn-helix domain-containing protein codes for MSGMALIWAANVKGLKPAAKIVLIQLADFHNKETGHCNPSAQRLADECEMGRATLFRHMTTLEECGLVTRHARGDGDGGRGSNQYELHVDITLGPSARPKGGDGPNGVESQNETGVVSNRDRSLTIEPRKEPPSREREAAEAEKILAAYQPDRLRGKAVWLAQIEEAMKEGIEPEDLLQAVKAYATNSAGFTCSKVCFSDNWFQSRRWRGYIEDIRAKREEAQAASTEHHARLACWISDRSPMCEHITGTQVTSLLASKLVTQAQIQAAGLRS; via the coding sequence ATGAGCGGCATGGCACTAATCTGGGCCGCGAATGTCAAAGGGTTGAAGCCAGCCGCCAAGATTGTGCTGATTCAGCTGGCGGATTTTCACAATAAGGAAACCGGCCATTGCAACCCAAGCGCACAGCGGTTGGCGGACGAATGCGAGATGGGCCGCGCAACGCTGTTCCGACACATGACGACGCTGGAAGAATGCGGCCTTGTCACGCGCCATGCCCGCGGTGACGGCGACGGTGGGCGCGGGTCCAATCAGTATGAACTGCACGTCGACATCACTCTTGGCCCAAGTGCCCGCCCGAAAGGTGGCGATGGTCCCAACGGGGTTGAGTCTCAAAATGAGACGGGGGTAGTCTCAAATCGGGACAGGAGCCTTACCATTGAACCTAGAAAGGAACCTCCTTCGCGCGAGCGCGAGGCGGCGGAGGCTGAGAAGATTCTGGCAGCATATCAGCCCGACCGATTGCGGGGCAAAGCGGTCTGGCTTGCCCAGATCGAAGAGGCCATGAAGGAAGGGATTGAACCGGAAGACTTGCTGCAAGCGGTCAAAGCCTACGCAACCAACAGCGCGGGCTTCACCTGCTCCAAGGTCTGCTTTTCCGACAACTGGTTCCAGTCGCGGCGCTGGCGAGGTTACATCGAGGATATCCGCGCCAAGCGGGAGGAAGCCCAAGCTGCAAGCACCGAACACCATGCGCGGCTGGCCTGTTGGATCAGTGACCGAAGCCCGATGTGCGAACACATCACCGGCACACAAGTCACGTCGCTGCTTGCCTCAAAGCTGGTGACGCAAGCGCAAATCCAAGCCGCAGGCCTCAGATCATGA
- a CDS encoding glycosyltransferase encodes MQSTTPSDTMQVSAELLAFLSAIYEAYIAAKWRPDGPLHKRLLRRAFILIATRKLRKLVRRAHHLAKKIASADDLAALIEDTFLEHRVLRSPVLLRPDYPRLAETILHIGKDITLNRKNPETGSVGALLQICGCDPAQLIETYDRPSIRGVLSDAHRIMLGMDGLEVRNLLAHSELPTKAVRGRTIAYVAAMTLPYQTNGYCSRTEGVALAYQANGFSVEVISKPGFPLNVAGNKKLTYPSEAETYNGVTYHRILSPLMTSREFCAYAEKAAEALLQKIQKLQAGHVIAASDYRNSLPALIAARRLGLPFTYELRGMWEITWASENSGYQNTRQFHVAQELETFVCRHADTVLTLTQGMKDNLVSRGVDAGKIALMPNGVSPEMLEILPRDEALASSLGLSQDTVVIGYAGAFKEYEGLQDLAAATAQLAQQGLDVMLLILGAEKPDFLGATPITDEIREAFDQTGQRQRLLITGRVPFEDMPRYYSVMDICPVTRRSYDVTELVSPIKPVEAMAQCKAVVLSDVEALKFFSQNETTALLFRKGDVDHLAEQLARFVQDKDLRESFGHKGRHFVETDLQWSSICARAAKHIGLAS; translated from the coding sequence ATGCAGTCAACCACCCCTTCAGATACCATGCAGGTCAGCGCTGAGCTTTTGGCGTTTTTATCTGCCATCTACGAGGCTTATATCGCCGCAAAATGGCGCCCGGATGGTCCGCTGCATAAGCGCCTGCTGCGGCGCGCTTTCATTCTGATTGCGACAAGAAAGCTGCGCAAGCTGGTCCGTCGCGCGCATCACCTGGCCAAAAAGATAGCATCCGCAGATGATCTTGCAGCGCTGATTGAAGACACGTTTCTGGAACACCGTGTTCTGCGCTCTCCTGTACTGCTGCGACCTGATTATCCGCGACTGGCAGAGACAATTCTCCACATCGGAAAAGACATCACCTTAAACCGGAAAAACCCCGAAACAGGGTCTGTTGGCGCCCTTCTTCAAATCTGTGGGTGCGATCCCGCTCAGCTGATTGAGACTTATGACAGGCCAAGTATCCGCGGGGTCCTTTCGGACGCTCACCGTATCATGCTGGGCATGGATGGTTTGGAAGTGCGCAACCTGTTGGCGCACAGTGAACTGCCGACCAAAGCAGTGCGTGGCCGTACTATTGCATATGTGGCGGCGATGACTTTGCCATACCAAACCAACGGGTATTGCAGCCGTACTGAAGGGGTTGCGTTGGCGTATCAAGCTAATGGTTTTTCTGTTGAAGTTATCAGCAAGCCCGGTTTTCCGCTAAATGTAGCGGGGAATAAAAAGCTGACTTATCCTTCGGAGGCAGAGACATATAACGGCGTTACGTATCACCGTATATTATCGCCTTTAATGACCAGTCGGGAATTCTGTGCATATGCTGAAAAGGCAGCGGAAGCTCTATTGCAAAAAATACAAAAATTACAGGCTGGACACGTAATTGCCGCGTCTGACTACAGAAACAGCTTGCCTGCTCTTATTGCCGCGCGTCGTTTGGGATTGCCTTTCACCTATGAATTGCGTGGTATGTGGGAGATTACCTGGGCATCTGAAAATTCTGGGTATCAAAACACGCGACAGTTCCATGTGGCACAGGAACTAGAAACTTTCGTTTGTCGTCATGCTGACACTGTTCTAACCCTTACCCAAGGCATGAAGGACAACCTTGTTAGCCGCGGAGTTGACGCTGGAAAGATTGCTTTGATGCCAAACGGGGTCAGTCCTGAGATGCTCGAGATCCTGCCACGAGATGAAGCGCTCGCCAGTTCCCTTGGCCTTTCGCAGGACACTGTTGTCATTGGCTATGCGGGGGCGTTCAAGGAATACGAGGGGCTGCAAGATCTCGCCGCTGCCACAGCCCAACTGGCGCAGCAGGGGCTCGACGTCATGTTGCTGATCCTTGGCGCTGAAAAACCGGATTTTCTTGGTGCTACACCGATCACAGATGAAATTCGGGAGGCTTTCGATCAAACCGGCCAGCGTCAGCGGTTGCTCATAACCGGGCGCGTGCCTTTTGAGGACATGCCGCGCTATTATTCTGTGATGGACATTTGTCCGGTCACACGGCGGAGCTATGATGTCACTGAGCTGGTCTCACCGATCAAACCCGTCGAAGCCATGGCACAGTGCAAGGCGGTTGTATTATCGGATGTAGAAGCCCTGAAATTCTTTAGCCAGAACGAGACGACCGCTCTTTTATTTCGCAAGGGTGATGTGGATCATCTGGCCGAGCAACTGGCGCGTTTTGTTCAGGATAAGGACCTGCGTGAAAGTTTTGGTCACAAAGGGCGCCATTTTGTCGAAACGGATCTGCAATGGTCCAGCATCTGCGCGCGCGCGGCAAAGCATATCGGACTTGCTTCATGA
- a CDS encoding glycine C-acetyltransferase, which yields MTQAYLSHINATLDQIATDGMMKKERAITSPQAGQIAVGAKSVINLCANNYLGLADHPDLISAAKDAMEPRGFGMASVRFICGTQDLHRQLEARLAQFLQMDDAILFAACFDANGGLFEPLLGPEDAVISDALNHASIIDGIRLCKARRYRYANSDMTDLEGQLQLARDEGARFIMIATDGVFSMDGYLAKLSDIKALAEKYDALLMVDDCHATGFMGPQGRGTPAHAGVSADILTGTLGKALGGAIGGYIAGPQPVIDLLRQRARPYLFSNSLPPSIVAAGIKALDLVEAGDDLRAQLFENTAYWRNGLEALNFDLLPGAHPIVPIMLGEAQVAQDMAAQLFDQGVFVSGFFYPVVPRGQARIRTQMNAALTRDDLDKALEAFAMVGRRLGVIK from the coding sequence ATGACACAAGCCTACCTGTCGCATATCAATGCCACGCTCGATCAGATTGCAACCGACGGCATGATGAAGAAAGAGCGCGCGATCACCTCGCCACAGGCGGGCCAGATCGCCGTTGGCGCTAAGTCGGTCATCAACCTGTGTGCGAACAACTATCTGGGGCTCGCGGATCACCCTGACCTGATTTCTGCGGCTAAGGACGCGATGGAACCGCGTGGCTTTGGCATGGCGTCGGTGCGTTTCATATGCGGAACGCAAGACCTGCACCGCCAGTTGGAAGCGCGGTTGGCGCAATTCTTGCAGATGGATGATGCGATCCTTTTTGCGGCCTGTTTTGACGCGAATGGTGGCCTGTTCGAACCGCTCCTGGGGCCAGAGGATGCGGTCATATCCGATGCGCTCAACCACGCCTCGATCATTGACGGTATCCGGCTATGCAAGGCGCGGCGCTATCGCTACGCCAATTCTGACATGACCGATCTGGAGGGCCAATTGCAGCTGGCGCGCGATGAGGGTGCCCGCTTTATCATGATCGCCACGGACGGTGTGTTTAGCATGGACGGGTATCTGGCGAAACTGTCCGATATCAAGGCACTGGCCGAAAAATACGACGCGCTGCTGATGGTTGACGATTGTCATGCGACCGGGTTCATGGGCCCTCAGGGGCGCGGCACGCCTGCGCATGCCGGTGTGTCAGCGGACATCCTGACCGGCACACTAGGCAAGGCATTGGGCGGGGCCATCGGGGGTTATATCGCCGGGCCGCAGCCGGTCATTGATCTTTTAAGACAACGCGCGCGGCCTTACCTGTTTTCCAATTCCTTGCCGCCATCAATTGTTGCAGCGGGTATCAAAGCGCTTGATCTGGTCGAGGCCGGGGACGACCTGCGCGCACAGCTTTTTGAAAACACGGCATATTGGCGAAACGGTCTTGAGGCGCTGAATTTCGACCTGCTGCCGGGCGCGCATCCGATTGTTCCGATCATGTTGGGCGAAGCGCAAGTGGCGCAAGACATGGCGGCGCAGCTTTTTGATCAGGGCGTGTTCGTTTCGGGCTTTTTCTATCCTGTAGTTCCGCGCGGGCAGGCCCGGATCAGAACGCAGATGAACGCGGCGTTGACGCGGGATGATCTGGACAAGGCGCTGGAAGCCTTTGCCATGGTCGGGCGCAGGCTTGGAGTGATAAAATGA
- the wecC gene encoding UDP-N-acetyl-D-mannosamine dehydrogenase, whose translation MNETQFSRISVVGLGYIGLPTAAILASRKVEVIGVDVKPSVVETVNRGEVQIYEPDLDIVVRSVVSEGYLRATLTPEPADAFLIAVPTPFVGESKEPDLAWVEAACRSIAPVLAAGNLVILESTCPVGATEKVGNWIAEERPDLILPHTDPENCTLHLAHCPERVLPGQVLRELVSNDRIVAGFTDTCTQMAIDLYRIFVQGQCVRTTPRTAELAKLTENSFRDVNIAFANELSLICDRLDVDVSELIALANLHPRVNILQPGPGVGGHCIAVDPWFIVASAPQEAQIIRTARQVNDGKPEWVLRKIMAAVAAHEGPSPMTVACYGIAFKPNIDDMRESPSLHIVKELLDRHNGPILIVEPNIKALPESLSSADLVTLDKAREGADLHVVLVAHEPFKTWDFAPPTLYFTSL comes from the coding sequence ATGAATGAGACGCAGTTTTCTCGGATCTCCGTTGTCGGGCTTGGGTATATTGGCCTTCCCACGGCCGCGATCCTGGCGTCGCGCAAGGTTGAGGTTATTGGTGTAGACGTCAAACCGTCAGTTGTGGAAACGGTTAACCGCGGGGAGGTCCAGATCTACGAGCCGGATCTGGATATCGTGGTGCGCAGCGTCGTGTCGGAGGGCTACTTGCGGGCGACGCTTACCCCTGAGCCTGCAGATGCTTTTCTGATCGCTGTCCCCACGCCTTTCGTCGGGGAAAGCAAAGAACCCGATCTTGCCTGGGTGGAGGCAGCCTGCCGGTCAATCGCACCCGTGCTGGCGGCGGGAAATCTGGTTATTCTGGAAAGTACTTGCCCCGTGGGGGCCACGGAAAAAGTGGGCAACTGGATTGCCGAAGAACGCCCCGATCTGATTTTGCCGCATACGGATCCCGAAAATTGCACGCTTCATCTTGCGCATTGCCCGGAACGGGTTCTGCCCGGGCAGGTTTTGCGTGAACTGGTTTCCAATGATCGCATCGTTGCAGGCTTCACTGATACCTGTACGCAGATGGCTATCGATCTCTACCGGATTTTCGTACAAGGCCAATGCGTCAGGACCACGCCGCGCACAGCGGAACTGGCCAAGCTGACAGAGAACAGTTTTCGGGATGTGAACATCGCCTTTGCGAATGAACTGTCCCTGATCTGCGACCGGTTGGATGTGGATGTGAGTGAGCTGATCGCTTTGGCGAATTTGCATCCGCGGGTGAATATCCTGCAGCCGGGGCCTGGTGTCGGCGGTCACTGCATTGCGGTTGATCCATGGTTCATCGTTGCCAGCGCCCCACAGGAGGCACAGATTATCCGCACGGCGCGTCAGGTGAATGATGGCAAGCCCGAATGGGTGTTGCGCAAGATCATGGCGGCAGTGGCGGCGCACGAAGGACCAAGCCCGATGACGGTGGCTTGCTACGGGATCGCGTTCAAGCCGAATATCGACGATATGCGCGAAAGCCCGTCGCTGCATATCGTCAAAGAACTGTTGGATCGCCATAACGGCCCTATCCTGATCGTCGAGCCGAACATCAAGGCGTTGCCCGAAAGCCTGAGTTCTGCTGACCTGGTGACTTTGGACAAGGCTCGCGAAGGGGCGGACCTGCACGTGGTGCTGGTGGCGCACGAGCCCTTCAAGACGTGGGATTTCGCCCCGCCTACCCTCTATTTTACCTCACTTTAA
- the tdh gene encoding L-threonine 3-dehydrogenase: MSNGMKALSKLHAREGIWMTHAPVPEIGPDDVLIKINKTGICGTDIHIWNWDEWAAGTVPVPMITGHEFAGEIVEVGRNVTDLSIGQRCSGEGHLIGKTSRQSRAGKFHLDPATRGIGVNEQGAFAQFLKLPVFNVVPLPDDISDDIGAILDPLGNAVHTALSFDLIGEDVLVTGAGPIGIMAAAVARHAGARHVVITDVNADRLALASQVADVVPVNVAQDDLKQTIADLGMKQGFDVGLEMSGNQQALDQMVDAMTMGGRIAMLGIPPGKSPVDWSRIVFNAITIKGVYGREIFETWYKMIAMLQNGLDVTKVITHRFSANDYEAGFAAMKSGKSGKVVLDWASL; encoded by the coding sequence ATGAGCAACGGAATGAAAGCACTGTCAAAACTGCATGCCCGTGAAGGGATCTGGATGACCCACGCACCGGTTCCGGAAATCGGACCCGATGATGTGCTGATCAAGATCAACAAAACCGGGATTTGTGGCACCGATATTCACATCTGGAACTGGGACGAATGGGCCGCGGGCACCGTACCTGTTCCCATGATCACAGGGCATGAGTTTGCCGGTGAAATCGTTGAAGTCGGTCGCAATGTGACTGACCTGTCCATCGGTCAGCGATGCTCCGGTGAGGGGCATCTGATTGGTAAAACGTCACGCCAAAGCCGGGCGGGAAAATTCCATCTTGACCCGGCCACACGCGGCATCGGGGTGAACGAACAAGGGGCTTTTGCCCAATTCCTCAAACTGCCCGTCTTTAACGTAGTGCCCCTGCCCGATGATATCTCTGATGACATCGGTGCGATCCTCGACCCGTTGGGCAATGCCGTGCATACCGCGCTGAGCTTTGATCTGATTGGTGAGGACGTGCTGGTCACGGGCGCAGGCCCCATCGGGATCATGGCGGCGGCGGTCGCGCGCCATGCCGGTGCGCGCCACGTGGTGATTACGGATGTGAATGCCGACCGGCTTGCGCTGGCCTCTCAGGTGGCAGACGTGGTGCCGGTCAATGTGGCGCAGGACGATCTGAAACAGACCATTGCGGACCTTGGCATGAAACAGGGGTTTGATGTTGGTCTGGAAATGTCGGGCAACCAGCAAGCGCTGGATCAGATGGTCGATGCAATGACCATGGGGGGCAGGATTGCCATGCTCGGTATTCCGCCCGGTAAATCCCCGGTCGACTGGAGCCGGATCGTGTTCAACGCTATCACCATCAAAGGTGTCTATGGGCGCGAGATCTTTGAGACATGGTATAAGATGATTGCCATGCTTCAAAACGGGCTGGATGTGACGAAAGTCATCACGCACCGCTTTTCCGCAAATGATTACGAGGCCGGGTTTGCGGCCATGAAGTCTGGAAAATCGGGCAAGGTCGTTCTGGATTGGGCCAGCCTGTAA
- the serA gene encoding phosphoglycerate dehydrogenase — protein MAPKVLISDKLSPAAVQIFKDRGIDVDFQPDVGKDKDKLAEIIGNYDGLAIRSATRATEKIIAAATKLKVIGRAGIGTDNIDKDAASKKGIIVMNTPFGNMITTAEHAIAMMFAVARQIPEASASTHAGKWEKSKFMGVELTGKTLGVIGAGNIGGIVCDRARGLKMKVVAYDPFLGEEKAKKMGVEKVELDALLTRADFITLHVPFTDQTANILSAEAIAKMKPGVRIINCARGGLVDEEALADALKSGHVAGAAFDVFSQEPATQNPLFNLPNVVCTPHLGAATSEAQENVALQVAEQMSDYLLTGAVSNALNMPSVTAEEAIVMGPWLKLSGHLGAFIGQMTDEPIKAINILYDGSVAEMNLSALNCGVVAGIMKKANPDVNMVSAPVIAQERGISISTTNQSKSGVFDGYIKVTVVTDKRERSVAGTVFSDGKPRFIQIKGIQIDAEVGAHMLYTTNEDVPGIIGALGQTMGENGVNIANFTLGRAVAQGEAIALLYVDDQVPAPVIKKLEATGMFTQVKPLMFDVA, from the coding sequence ATGGCTCCCAAAGTACTTATTTCTGACAAACTGTCGCCCGCCGCCGTTCAAATTTTCAAAGACCGTGGCATTGATGTAGATTTCCAACCGGATGTTGGAAAAGACAAAGACAAACTGGCCGAGATCATCGGCAATTACGACGGCCTCGCCATTCGCTCTGCGACCAGGGCGACCGAGAAAATTATCGCGGCGGCAACGAAGCTCAAGGTGATCGGCCGCGCCGGGATCGGCACCGACAACATCGACAAGGATGCAGCCTCTAAAAAGGGCATCATCGTGATGAACACGCCCTTCGGCAACATGATCACGACGGCAGAACATGCTATCGCGATGATGTTCGCGGTGGCGCGCCAGATCCCCGAAGCGTCGGCCTCTACCCATGCGGGCAAATGGGAAAAATCGAAGTTCATGGGTGTTGAGCTTACGGGCAAGACGCTTGGCGTGATCGGGGCCGGTAACATCGGTGGCATCGTCTGTGATCGTGCGCGCGGTCTCAAGATGAAGGTCGTCGCCTATGATCCGTTTCTGGGCGAGGAAAAAGCCAAGAAGATGGGCGTGGAAAAGGTTGAACTGGACGCCCTTTTGACCCGCGCTGATTTCATCACCCTGCATGTTCCGTTCACCGACCAGACGGCCAATATCCTGAGCGCCGAAGCGATTGCGAAAATGAAACCCGGTGTGCGGATTATCAATTGCGCGCGCGGCGGTCTGGTGGATGAAGAGGCGCTCGCCGATGCGCTGAAATCCGGCCATGTGGCAGGGGCTGCTTTCGACGTGTTCTCGCAAGAGCCTGCGACGCAGAACCCGCTTTTCAACCTGCCCAACGTTGTGTGCACTCCGCATCTGGGGGCTGCCACAAGCGAGGCGCAGGAAAACGTGGCCTTGCAGGTGGCCGAGCAGATGTCTGACTATCTGCTGACTGGTGCGGTGAGCAATGCGCTCAACATGCCATCCGTGACGGCCGAAGAGGCAATCGTGATGGGTCCGTGGCTCAAGCTATCGGGGCATCTGGGGGCCTTCATCGGTCAGATGACGGATGAACCGATCAAGGCGATCAATATCCTCTATGATGGCTCCGTGGCCGAAATGAACCTCTCTGCGCTGAATTGTGGCGTGGTTGCGGGCATCATGAAAAAGGCCAACCCGGACGTGAACATGGTGTCGGCCCCTGTGATCGCACAGGAACGTGGCATCTCGATTTCCACGACAAACCAAAGCAAATCCGGGGTTTTTGACGGATATATCAAAGTGACGGTTGTCACGGACAAGCGGGAACGCTCCGTCGCGGGCACAGTGTTTTCGGATGGAAAACCTCGGTTTATCCAGATCAAGGGCATTCAGATCGACGCAGAGGTCGGTGCGCATATGCTGTATACCACGAACGAAGACGTGCCAGGCATTATCGGGGCGCTTGGACAAACCATGGGCGAAAACGGCGTCAACATTGCGAACTTTACGCTGGGTCGCGCTGTGGCCCAAGGGGAGGCTATCGCGCTCTTATATGTGGACGATCAGGTGCCTGCACCCGTTATCAAAAAGCTGGAGGCGACGGGTATGTTCACGCAGGTCAAGCCTCTGATGTTTGACGTGGCATAA
- a CDS encoding helix-turn-helix domain-containing protein has translation MTEETDQILGQLPARLKDARRVQGLSLDAVAKLSGVSRSMVSQIERGESSPTISTLWNLTRALQVDFAGLLDVAATKSKIETLRSGDVPTIENLGKGLRIRILSPPEEAGKHEVYELVFSLDGVLDSQPHTRGAREHLTVIEGVVDVSSADNISRLEAGDTARYSADVPHRIKAIGAARAFLVVQNA, from the coding sequence ATGACGGAAGAGACAGATCAAATCCTTGGACAATTACCCGCACGTTTGAAAGATGCGCGCAGGGTGCAGGGCCTGTCGCTGGATGCGGTCGCCAAGCTCTCCGGGGTATCAAGGTCCATGGTCAGCCAGATCGAACGCGGGGAAAGCAGCCCCACCATTTCAACGCTTTGGAATCTCACACGCGCCTTACAGGTGGACTTTGCCGGGTTGCTGGATGTTGCCGCGACAAAATCCAAGATCGAAACCCTGCGCTCGGGAGATGTCCCAACCATTGAAAACCTCGGTAAAGGATTGCGCATTCGTATTCTATCACCGCCTGAAGAGGCTGGAAAACACGAAGTATACGAATTGGTCTTTTCGTTGGATGGGGTGCTCGATAGTCAGCCGCATACCCGTGGCGCGCGCGAACATCTGACCGTGATTGAAGGGGTGGTCGATGTCAGCAGTGCGGATAACATTAGTCGGCTCGAAGCCGGTGATACCGCCCGCTACAGCGCAGACGTGCCGCATCGGATAAAAGCGATCGGCGCCGCGCGCGCCTTTCTTGTGGTTCAGAACGCATAA